The genomic window CCGAGTTCGAGTGCGGTGCGCTTAATCGTTTCTGATGCATTGCGCGCAATAAGCTTGCCGGTTTCCAAACCGCCGGTGAAGGAAACCATGTCTACCAGCGGGCTCTTCGACAGCGGATTACCACAGTTCGCACCTGCGCCCGTGATCAAATTGCCAACGCCAGCGGGCAAGCCAGCGCGTTCTAGGACGCTCATCAGCATCATCGCCGTATGTGGGGTGAGTTCCGCCTGTTTCAGGACGAAGGTGTTGCCCGCGGCGATCGCTGGAGCCACCTTCCAAGAAACCTGCAGCAGCGGATAATTCCATGGAGTGATCAAGCCGCATACGCCGATCGGTTCGGCGTCGATGCGTGAGCGAACTGATGGGTCACCTGGATCTACCACCCGTCCTGCAGCGTGCTGCGCGAGCGTGCCGAAGTATTCAAAGGCATTCGCAATGTCGTCCATATCCGCCTCTGATTCCGGAAGTCGCTTGCCGGTGTCTGCGGATTCGGCCGCGGCGAACTCATCTTTGTATTTGCGAATGAGCGCTGCCGTTTGCAGGAGGATTTTTCCGCGATCAACAGCCGGAGTTGCAGACCAAGATCCCGCATCGAAGGTACGTCGAGCAATCTCGATTGCCCGCTCTGTGTCGGCATCACTGGCTTCGGATACTGAGCCCACTTCCGTGCCATTTGCGGGGCAAACAATGGTGCGTGTCGCGCCGTCGGCAGCGGGCTGCCACTTGCCATCAATATACAGTGACGCGGGGCCTTCATTCGAGTGCACTCCACGCAGAAGTTCGCAGGTGGTTGGGTCGAAAAGCTTAGAAGTCACGAGTGTTCTCCTTAGTGAATAAGTCGCATTAATCTTGGCGCCAGTCCATGACCGGGGCTGCGCCTCCGGACATGTCAGAACGGCCTGGGATATCTCTTTGCATGTGCAAGAATTCTAGGTGGCGCTCATACAAGTCCAGCACGTTGTCGATCAATTGCTCCTGGGTATAGCCGAAAACGTCGTATCCCAGAGATCCTGTGTGATCGAATACCTCGAGTCGATAGTAGACCTCCCCGCCGGTGGTGTTTCGGGTGAAAGAAGGAACCGGATTTTCAACCGGGAAGAGTTGGTATCTGAAGTTCTGCTCCTCCTCTAGGTCCACTGTGAG from Corynebacterium gerontici includes these protein-coding regions:
- a CDS encoding aldehyde dehydrogenase family protein; amino-acid sequence: MTSKLFDPTTCELLRGVHSNEGPASLYIDGKWQPAADGATRTIVCPANGTEVGSVSEASDADTERAIEIARRTFDAGSWSATPAVDRGKILLQTAALIRKYKDEFAAAESADTGKRLPESEADMDDIANAFEYFGTLAQHAAGRVVDPGDPSVRSRIDAEPIGVCGLITPWNYPLLQVSWKVAPAIAAGNTFVLKQAELTPHTAMMLMSVLERAGLPAGVGNLITGAGANCGNPLSKSPLVDMVSFTGGLETGKLIARNASETIKRTALELGGKNPNVIFADTDFDAAVDNALNGAFVHSGQVCSAGSRIIVEESIRNKFVAALVERTKQIKLGGPEDTAAETGALISEEHRQKVADYVDHAREQGAKVLCGGRIASAEDNEGSHGTGNTDLSKGWFYLPTVIDECTGEMDCVHDEAFGPTVTIETFETEEEAIKIANDTEYGLAGAVWTQDAGKAERVARGMRHGTIWINDFHPYLPQAEWGGMKQSGNGRELGPTGLAEYQELKHVYQNIAPAVTGWFAG